From the genome of bacterium, one region includes:
- a CDS encoding AAA family ATPase — protein MKQTRNGKPVVDLSRIAVIGEKLRQMADELILIFPERRHLIQQIIYALLTKEHVLVWGTYGTGKTDLLRTLFGVFRGARIFSIGFSKFMSEASIIGIPDPKRMREQGEVIYRRDGGILDADFAELDELFDSNAPLLRTLLGILNERQFKRGRQAEEAKLHTAVACTNGDPMEELKKHPELGAVVDRFLFQCRVEYLKSAESRRRMYAKFLTGERPSVSIDLDDLKYVSSIVVDANQITDPHFVEVYDELIGAYLKQIPTQVISDRRRCKLLQLVEANALLYGRYEVDFEDLMAIRWGLCTGYDDGQHDPFKAVADPIIAKAKETKKQNIDEVQLKLLAEFKLKIPPCPDSACSSDKLVELSRQLTKLRKDVSAVKPQLPSTEDEKKKMLASIDGIRETVRKLTEGV, from the coding sequence ATGAAGCAAACCAGAAACGGAAAGCCAGTTGTTGATCTTTCGCGTATCGCGGTGATCGGTGAAAAACTCCGGCAGATGGCGGACGAACTTATCCTCATCTTCCCCGAGCGGCGTCACCTCATTCAGCAGATCATTTACGCGCTTCTCACCAAAGAACATGTGCTTGTTTGGGGCACCTACGGCACGGGGAAAACCGACCTTTTGCGTACGCTCTTCGGAGTCTTTAGGGGAGCGAGGATATTCTCTATTGGATTCTCCAAGTTTATGTCCGAAGCGAGCATCATCGGCATCCCCGACCCGAAACGCATGCGTGAGCAGGGAGAAGTGATATACCGTCGTGACGGCGGCATCCTTGATGCGGATTTTGCGGAACTCGACGAGCTTTTCGATTCGAATGCACCACTGCTCCGAACGTTACTCGGCATCTTAAACGAGCGACAGTTCAAGCGCGGCAGACAGGCTGAAGAGGCCAAGCTTCATACGGCGGTTGCCTGCACAAATGGCGATCCCATGGAAGAACTGAAAAAGCACCCGGAGCTTGGCGCGGTCGTTGATCGTTTTCTCTTTCAATGCCGCGTCGAATACTTGAAGAGCGCAGAAAGCCGTAGGCGCATGTACGCGAAATTTCTCACCGGTGAGCGGCCCTCGGTAAGCATCGATCTTGACGATCTTAAATACGTCTCTAGCATCGTGGTGGACGCGAACCAGATCACCGATCCGCATTTCGTCGAGGTATACGACGAACTCATCGGGGCATATCTTAAACAGATACCGACACAGGTCATCTCCGATCGCCGGAGATGCAAGCTTTTGCAGCTCGTTGAAGCAAATGCTCTCCTCTACGGCCGCTATGAGGTTGATTTTGAAGACCTCATGGCCATTCGCTGGGGACTTTGCACAGGCTACGACGATGGCCAGCATGATCCTTTTAAGGCCGTCGCCGACCCCATCATTGCCAAGGCGAAAGAAACGAAGAAACAAAACATCGACGAGGTGCAGCTGAAGCTTCTTGCGGAATTTAAATTGAAAATCCCGCCGTGCCCCGACTCCGCCTGTTCCAGCGACAAACTGGTGGAACTCTCGCGGCAGCTTACCAAGTTGCGTAAGGATGTGAGCGCTGTAAAGCCTCAACTTCCCTCGACCGAGGACGAGAAGAAAAAGATGCTTGCTTCGATCGATGGAATTCGCGAGACGGTGAGGAAGCTCACGGAAGGAGTGTAA